In Pseudomonadota bacterium, the DNA window CGTCGTCTAGCTCTCACCCATCCAGTGGTGGACCGCCGCGAGCGCCCGATCTGCCAGGGCGCGCTGCTCCGCTTCGGCCCTCGCTGCACGCGAGATGGCCCAGCCGCAGCTGGCGAGCGCGCGCAGCATCGTGAAAAAGCGCAGCCGCTCAAGGGTCGGCGGTATCCTCAGCGTGCCATAGCCCGCCAAAAGCGCGTCCTGCAGCAAGGGCAGCTTGGGATGGGAAAGATGCTGAACCATCGCGGTGCCGAGGTCGTAGGCGCGGTATCCAAAGCCCGCATCGTCGAAATCGATCAGCGCGAGACCCGCGGGCGTGGCGAGGATGTTCTCCTGAAGGCAGTCGGCGTGGATGAGGCCCGCATCAACGGCGTCCATGTCCACGAGTTCGTCATAGGCCTGGGCTTTCACCTGCAAGAGGAGCTCCTGTTCAGACCCATCGAGCGTCGGATTCTCCCAAAAACGCCCCCATAGCGGCTCTTCGCCCAAGAGCGCATCCGCGTCCCATGCAGGGCGCTGGATATCGTCTGTCTCGACGGCATCGGTTGCATCGTGGAATGCAGCGATCAGCGCACCGACGGCTGCGTAGAGCGCGCGAAGCTCTTCATCCGTGCCCGGTAACTCCCGGCCTCCTGCTCCGGTGGCGCGCCCCTCGAGCCACGTGACCGCGCTGGCATACTGACCGCCATGTACCGCCTTGAGGAATGTCTGATCCCCAGATGCCACGGGCCGCGGGCAGGGGAAGCCAAGATCAGCGAGGCGAGACATCCAGCGCAGCTCGCTCTCGATCGCCATGCGGCTTTGATACCCGGCACGATGAACACGCAAAGCAAGCTTTTGACCGTCAATTGTGCAGTAGTAGACCCTGTTTTCTCGTGCAGCGACGAGTGCCGGAGCGTCTTCCACATTGCCCCAAAGTCGGGCGACATCAGCTAGATCGGACATGTGGCGAGCGCCTTCTTCAGTGTCGTCATGAGGTGGTCCAAATGGCCCTCGCCAAAGGGCATGGGCGGGCGCAGCTTGAGGATGTTGCGATCCGGCCCGATCGTGCCAAGGAGTACCCCCTGCCTCCGCAGCTCCTCCATGAGCCAGACCGCGAGCTCTGGCACAGGCTCGTTGTCCCGGGTCAGCTCGACCGCGTAGAAGTGACCGCGGCCGCGTATATTTGCCTCCGCACGAAAGTCAGCGGACCGGAGCGCGTCAACGACGATCGATGACATCCGCGCGGCATGGGCTGTCAGTCCGTCGTCTTCGATCACGTCCAGCGTTGTAGAAGCGGCCGCAGCGCTCACCGGGTTCCCACCGAAGGTGTTGAAATAGCCGAACGCCTCTCGGAAGGCTGCCATAATCTCTGGGCGGGCAAGACAGGCTGCCACCGGATGACCGTTGCCCATGGGTTTGCCGAGCGTGGTGATATCGGCCCTGAGATCCATCCAACCTTGCGCCCAAAGATGTCGCCCGGTTCTGCCAAATCCCGACTGCACCTCGTCCGCGATGATGAGCCCGCCCGCATCTCGCACAACGGAAACGGTCGGGGCGAGAAAGTCATCGGGAAGGTCGGGGAGCCCTTCATTCGCGAATATCGGGCAGACCATGATGCCCGCAAAGCCCGCCCCGTTGGCCTCGAGCGCCTCGATGGCCGTGCGGACGCTCTCGGCAAAAGCTCTGCCCTGGCCTTCAGGCGTCCCTCCGAGCGGGGCGAGGGTGTGCGGGGCGGGGACAAAGCGCACGTGGTCTCCGTAGCCGCCTATGGGCGGGCGGCGCGTGCTGAGCTGGGAGACCGCTGCCGTGTTTCCATGGTATGTGGCGTCCGTCGCGATGAACCCGCGTTTCCCCGTGGCCGCCTGCGCCATACGGAGGGCAATGTCATTCGCCTCGGACCCAGTGCAGACGAGGATCGCCTGATGGTCCGTCTCGAACGTCGCGACAAGCCGCTCGACATAGCTCACCATCCCTTCGTGTAGGTAGCGGGAATGCGTGTTGAGCGTCGCTGCTTGCCGTGAAATCGCGTCCACGACGCGCGGGTGGCAATGACCGACATGGGCCACGTTATTGTAGCAGTCGAGGTATCGCTTACCGTCCGCATCCCAGAGCCAGCAGCCTTCTCCCCTCACGATATGGACGGGGTCGGCGTAGAATGTCGGCATGTTCGGGCCCAGCACGCGTGTCCGTCGCGCGAGGAGGTCACTCATTGGGTGACACCCTTCCCCGAAGCGCCTTCTTTTCCGCGGTCAGCGCCTTCGCTTTCAGGCGCCGCTTCTTTGATGCCAAGGTGGGCCGCGTCGGAATCCTGCGCTTCGGTTTTTCGAGCGCCTTCTGGATCAGGTCCTTGAGCCTCTCCCGCGCGATTTCTCGATTGCGCGCCTGGCTGCGTGTCTCCTGGACCTGCACGATGAGCGCGCCGTCTTGCGTCCAGCGTCGTCCCGCGAGCCGTCTCAGCCGCCGCTTCACCGGGTCCGGAAGATGGGGAGACCGCTCAGCTTCGAAGCGCAGTTCCACGGCCGTATTGACCTTGTTCACGTTCTGCCCGCCCGGACCGCTGGAGCGGGCGAAGGTCTCCACCATCTCCCAGTCCTCGATCGTGATGTCCCGGCTGATCTGCAGCATGGCCGCACCCTAACCTTGCCCCGTGCCGGTGGAAACCGGCTTGCGGCGGCAGCGCGGCTCCCGCAGGCTTGCGAGGAAGGAGGCTCATCATGCTCAGATCCACAGTCAACGAGATCATCGCCGAGTCGAATGCGTTCATCCGGTCCCATGGCGTGCACCTGCCGCCCTTCGCCTATCTCTCTCCGGCAGAGCTCAAGGCCCACGTCGCCCACGCCCCCTCGATCCGGGAGCGTTTCCTCGGTTGGGACATCACGGATTATGGAGAGGGGAAATTCGAAGAGCTCGGTCTTTTCCTCTTCACCACGCGCAACGGGCTCCAATCCAACATTCAAAGTGGGCGTGGCATGCTCTACGCCGAGAAGGTGATGATCGCGGGGGAGCACCAGATCAGCCCCATGCATCGCCATGTCACCAAGACAGAAGACATCATCAATCGCGGCGGGGGGGATCTCGTGCTCGAGCTCTTCAAGGATGACGGCGCGGGCCAGGTGGACGAAGGCGCCCCGGTCGAGGTCGTGAGCGATGGGCGTCAGCTGTCGTTGGCCGGGGGCGCGCACCTGCGCCTGAAACCGGGCGAGTCAGTAACGCTCGAGCCGCATACATGGCACGCCTTCTGGGGAGATGGTGGCAAGGTGCTGATCGTCGAGGTGTCGAACGTGAACAATGATCGAACGGACAACATTTTTCGCGCCCCGATAGGACGCT includes these proteins:
- the arfB gene encoding alternative ribosome rescue aminoacyl-tRNA hydrolase ArfB; translation: MLQISRDITIEDWEMVETFARSSGPGGQNVNKVNTAVELRFEAERSPHLPDPVKRRLRRLAGRRWTQDGALIVQVQETRSQARNREIARERLKDLIQKALEKPKRRIPTRPTLASKKRRLKAKALTAEKKALRGRVSPNE
- a CDS encoding aspartate aminotransferase family protein, coding for MSDLLARRTRVLGPNMPTFYADPVHIVRGEGCWLWDADGKRYLDCYNNVAHVGHCHPRVVDAISRQAATLNTHSRYLHEGMVSYVERLVATFETDHQAILVCTGSEANDIALRMAQAATGKRGFIATDATYHGNTAAVSQLSTRRPPIGGYGDHVRFVPAPHTLAPLGGTPEGQGRAFAESVRTAIEALEANGAGFAGIMVCPIFANEGLPDLPDDFLAPTVSVVRDAGGLIIADEVQSGFGRTGRHLWAQGWMDLRADITTLGKPMGNGHPVAACLARPEIMAAFREAFGYFNTFGGNPVSAAAASTTLDVIEDDGLTAHAARMSSIVVDALRSADFRAEANIRGRGHFYAVELTRDNEPVPELAVWLMEELRRQGVLLGTIGPDRNILKLRPPMPFGEGHLDHLMTTLKKALATCPI
- a CDS encoding D-lyxose/D-mannose family sugar isomerase; its protein translation is MLRSTVNEIIAESNAFIRSHGVHLPPFAYLSPAELKAHVAHAPSIRERFLGWDITDYGEGKFEELGLFLFTTRNGLQSNIQSGRGMLYAEKVMIAGEHQISPMHRHVTKTEDIINRGGGDLVLELFKDDGAGQVDEGAPVEVVSDGRQLSLAGGAHLRLKPGESVTLEPHTWHAFWGDGGKVLIVEVSNVNNDRTDNIFRAPIGRFSTVKEDTDPSHLLVSDYDTWL
- a CDS encoding phosphotransferase — its product is MSDLADVARLWGNVEDAPALVAARENRVYYCTIDGQKLALRVHRAGYQSRMAIESELRWMSRLADLGFPCPRPVASGDQTFLKAVHGGQYASAVTWLEGRATGAGGRELPGTDEELRALYAAVGALIAAFHDATDAVETDDIQRPAWDADALLGEEPLWGRFWENPTLDGSEQELLLQVKAQAYDELVDMDAVDAGLIHADCLQENILATPAGLALIDFDDAGFGYRAYDLGTAMVQHLSHPKLPLLQDALLAGYGTLRIPPTLERLRFFTMLRALASCGWAISRAARAEAEQRALADRALAAVHHWMGES